Below is a genomic region from Armatimonadia bacterium.
GCGCTGCGGTACCAGAATCCGGGGAGCTTCTGCTTCTACAACTGGTTCCGGGCGACCATGGGGCATGAGGTTGACCTGCGCGAGTTCTGCCGGGCCTTCCGTGGACTGCCGATGGTTGCGCCGACGCCCTTTGCGGGTCAGGTGAGACCGTCTGAAGCGGCCAGTGACCCGAGGCTGTGTGTGCGCATGTTCCGAGATCGCCTGAGCCTTGTGAACGACTGCGGGGAGGCAAGGGAAGTTACGCTGGTGCTGCCGCCCGGCTATGCGCTCGGTGGACTCGAAGACCTCGCGCTCGGAACGCGCTGTGAGATCGTGGAGCGCAACGGGCAGCGGGAAGTCCGGCTGGCGATTCGGCCCTGGGATACCCGGACGCTGGCGCCGGTGACGGCAAAGTAGTAGCGGGCCTCCAGCGGGATGGCGACAAGCAACAGGCTGCGCGAAGACGGGTGCCTTCGCGCAGCCTGCCGGTTCTGGAGGTGCGTCCAGTAGGATTGCCAGGTGCAGTCGATGGCAAGGGTAACTTGGTGACCTATTGCAGGCGCATTCCGTCGGCGGCGCCGAAGAAGGGCTTCGCACCGACGAGGTTGACGCCGATGCAGGTCGCGTCGGTTCCGGCGGGCGCCTGGAGTTCGATCCAGCCGGTGCAGCCGCCTGCTGGGACCTCGAAGTCGGCCACGTTGTCCTTCTCTGCCTCGACGCTCGCTGTCAGGCGCCGCTCCTGTCCGGCCAGGCTGACCACCAAGGTCTGCTGTCCCAGAGTCTCGCGATAGCCCCAGTGTACCTGGAGCTGCTTGCGTCCCGACGGGACGACAAAGGAGAGACGTGTGCCCGCGTAGACGTGGACCGGGTAGCAGGGCTTCTGTGCCCATTCGTTCTTCTTGCCGGTAGCGGGCTCCACAGGGATGGTCGGTCGCTGCTGAAGCTGCTCAAGCGGAGAGCGGTAGGTGTCGGGCGCTGCGAGCCGCTTGTCGACCTCCTGGTTTGCGGTGACGATGGCCTTCCAGTAATCCTCCGGGTAGCCGGAGAGGCTGTAGTACCCGGCGACCTCGTTCGCACTGCGCCACAGCGACATGGCCCCCGGCCAGACCCAGTAGCCATCGCCGTAGAGGGCGAAGTTGAACATCTGGGAGGAGAGGAAGTGCGGGTTGGCCGGCGGGTGCTTGAGGGTCCAGAGCGTTCCGCCATGGAGAACGTGGGCACCCCACTTTGCGTACAGGTCACGTTTTCTGTCCACGGCGGCAGCACTGTAGCCCGGAGTGTAGGTGCCCTCATCGAAGTCGAGGGCCGGCGTGCGGGGTGTGCCGAGACCCCGTGCCATGCCCCGGCAGAACCAGTTGTCGTCAATGCTCAGCAGCATCACTGCGAAGCACAGGTCGGGGTTTGCCTTCTGCACGCGCTCGCGGACCTCAGAGAGAAGCTTCTCCAGTTCGGCCTGCTGATAGGCGCAGTAGTCGTCGAGCAGGTTCTGCTTCTCGATCCAGTCGAAGCGTGCGTTGCCGTCCTCGGGAAGGCTTGGTGAGCGAAGGCCCCGGGACTCGAGGTAGCCCTCGAAGCAGCGATTGCAGACGCACTTCTCGCGGCTCGGGCCATAGGGCATGTAGATGGAGCCTGCCCGGCGCTGCTCCTCGGGTGACTTGAGGTTCGTCGCGTACCAGCCGCCGAAGTAGTAGGACTCGGGATCGAGCCCGACGCCGATCACGGCGGGGTACTTCTTCGAGAGCTTCGCAACCTCCAGTGCGCGGCGCAGGAAGGAGCGCTCCCAGTACTCGCGGGAGATCGGGCAGGGCTGAGGCCCACGGACGGACAGTCGAGTCAGAGCCCGTGTGTAGTCGCCCGCCGCGTCGCAGTCGGCCTGTGCGCACCCCCAACCGAGGTAGGGGATGAGCTTGATCCCGGCGTCCTGGGAAGCCTGGCAGAGCTTCTCGACCGCCGCGCTCCAGTTCGCGAGCCCCGTCTCGTCCTTGAAGGGGATACCCCAGGACCAGGTCGCCATGAGGGCGAGATTCATCCCGGCGAGGGTACAGTCGCGGAAGGAATGCAGGGCCAGCGGGGTGCTGAGATAGGTGCTCTTGCCCCTGGCGTCCAGCGCCCAGTAGGGGTTGTGGAAGGTGATGGCAAAGGGGTTCCAGCAGGCCGGTCCGGAGTTG
It encodes:
- a CDS encoding sugar-binding protein, with amino-acid sequence MQTSNRREHVAGIAAVAALLLMLAGVQSSLAAAEQSDVNLLVDKPLLHVATFSQAPKLDGLLDDLCWSTAQQSGPFWHFQTGEASRNDTWAKMGIDRDYLYVAFRCAEAEMAKLKADKLPPDSMSLFANDHIEFFLMPDALGAIYYHFSVDVAGNRHDELGNGGDWTCDWQAAVNLAGDSWTVEMRLPRKAIGLTDPQMSLANFCRTRRLEPAETSAWSTTFGAFHNPSRFGRLVYGPTSGIDFAALTLRQPKVGVNHLHVTLTGADQPAEVVVEGYRRDREATSLFGVRKVRLFEGRSASLSWPLRVDHDTRAGLLVAVRRAGHVLTFCDAAEVALSGAKAKPIPQLLSTETAPSLRWIDQQRLRGISYGVGFSAPMPEDGLVKAAAATASGSGDTLRLRGEYHFRLLLEHQEELRFELAATAGDSPFTSSIYAVFDPQGKVLSTGIVEAGKTAQVSLRTTTEGHYTLLVNSGPACWNPFAITFHNPYWALDARGKSTYLSTPLALHSFRDCTLAGMNLALMATWSWGIPFKDETGLANWSAAVEKLCQASQDAGIKLIPYLGWGCAQADCDAAGDYTRALTRLSVRGPQPCPISREYWERSFLRRALEVAKLSKKYPAVIGVGLDPESYYFGGWYATNLKSPEEQRRAGSIYMPYGPSREKCVCNRCFEGYLESRGLRSPSLPEDGNARFDWIEKQNLLDDYCAYQQAELEKLLSEVRERVQKANPDLCFAVMLLSIDDNWFCRGMARGLGTPRTPALDFDEGTYTPGYSAAAVDRKRDLYAKWGAHVLHGGTLWTLKHPPANPHFLSSQMFNFALYGDGYWVWPGAMSLWRSANEVAGYYSLSGYPEDYWKAIVTANQEVDKRLAAPDTYRSPLEQLQQRPTIPVEPATGKKNEWAQKPCYPVHVYAGTRLSFVVPSGRKQLQVHWGYRETLGQQTLVVSLAGQERRLTASVEAEKDNVADFEVPAGGCTGWIELQAPAGTDATCIGVNLVGAKPFFGAADGMRLQ